From Macaca fascicularis isolate 582-1 chromosome 14, T2T-MFA8v1.1, a single genomic window includes:
- the LMO2 gene encoding rhombotin-2 isoform X4: MSSAIERKSLDPSEEPVDEVLQIPPSLLTCGGCQQNIGDRYFLKAIDQYWHEDCLSCDLCGCRLGEVGRRLYYKLGRKLCRRDYLRLFGQDGLCASCDKRIRAYEMTMRVKDKVYHLECFKCAACQKHFCVGDRYLLINSDIVCEQDIYEWTKINGMI, from the exons GGAACCAGTGGATGAGGTGCTGCAGATCCCCCCGTCCCTGCTGACATGCGGCGGCTGCCAGCAGAATATCGGGGACCGCTACTTCCTGAAGGCCATCGACCAGTACTGGCACGAGGACTGCCTGAGCTGCGACCTCTGTGGCTGCCGGCTGGGCGAGGTGGGGCGGCGCCTCTACTACAAACTGGGCCGGAAGCTCTGCCGGAGAGACTATCTCAG GCTTTTTGGGCAAGACGGTCTCTGCGCATCCTGTGACAAACGGATTCGTGCCTATGAGATGACGATGCGGGTGAAAGACAAAGTGTATCACCTGGAATGTTTCAAATGTGCCGCCTGTCAGAAGCATTTCTGTGTAGGTGACAGATACCTCCTCATCAACTCCGACATAGTGTGCGAACAGGACATCTACGAGTGGACTAAGATCAATGGGATGATATAG